Proteins encoded by one window of Cannabis sativa cultivar Pink pepper isolate KNU-18-1 chromosome 4, ASM2916894v1, whole genome shotgun sequence:
- the LOC133036911 gene encoding uncharacterized protein LOC133036911 yields the protein MNQLTELFGMASIQARFEATKYFINARSESHQNVRDHLLQMISYFQEAENHGAVMDQTTQVSLILNSLTPAFLPFTSNYVMNKLELDFHELVNNLQTFENLIGGPQKGGSKAPNSGNANGAAKAELQLLELGLLS from the exons atgaaccagttaactgagctattcgggaTGGCATCAATTCAAGCTCGCTTTGAGGCGACAAAGTATTTCATCAATGCACGAAGTGAGTCTCATCAgaacgtgcgtgatcaccttctccagatgatAAGTTACTTCCAAGAAGCTGAGAATCATGGAGCTGTtatggatcagacaactcaagtgagtctgaTCTTGAACAGTTTGACTCCAGCCTTTCTACCTTttacttcaaattatgtcatgaacaagttgGAACTTGACTTTCACGAGTTGGTCAACAACCTTCagacatttgaaaatttgattggaggaccacagAAAGGAGGATCTAAAGCTCCTAATTCTGGGAATGCTAATGGGGCGGCTAAGGCTGAG ctcCAGCTGCTTGAACTTGGATTGCTATCCTAG